From a region of the Pongo abelii isolate AG06213 chromosome 9, NHGRI_mPonAbe1-v2.0_pri, whole genome shotgun sequence genome:
- the LOC100450517 gene encoding prothymosin alpha-like, whose product MSDAAVDTSSEITTKDLKEKEVVEEAENRRDAPANGNANEENGEQEADNEADEEEEEGGEEEEEEEGGEGEEEDGDEDEEAESATGKRAAEDNEDDDVDTKKQKTDEDD is encoded by the coding sequence ATGTCAGACGCAGCCGTAGACACCAGCTCCGAAATCACCACCAAGGACTTAAAGGAGAAGGAAGTCGTGGAAGAGGCGGAAAATAGAAGAGACGCCCCTGCTAACGGGAATGCTAATGAGGAAAATGGGGAGCAGGAGGCTGACAATGAGGcagatgaagaagaggaagaaggtggggaggaagaggaggaggaagaaggaggtgaAGGTGAGGAAGAGGAtggagatgaagatgaggaagctgagtcaGCTACGGGCAAGCGGGCAGCTGAAGATAATGAGGATGACGATGTCGATACCAAGAAGCAGAAGACCGACGAGGATGACTAG